Sequence from the Candidatus Poribacteria bacterium genome:
GGAGGCGCCGCCAACTACAGCATCAAGCCCCTCCCGGAGTATCGAGATGTCTAATATGATAGACTGGATAAAATGAAATTGGGACGGATCTTGCGATCCAATCTTGTGGAGTACCACGGCGTGAACTAAGACAGAAGCGCATCATCGAATTTCACGACACTGTCCACGAGAGGGCGGTAGATGGAATTGTTCAAGTGATCCCGATACCAGCAAGCATAGGTTCCATTGGAAATATGCGAGTCTATCAAGCGGGATTCTTCAAGAAGCGTCCAAAGGTTATGCGAGGCTCGTTTGCTGAAGCCTTCTATCCCGCTCTCAGCTAATCCCTCAATGCCGAACTCCAGGCACGACGGACACTGGCATTCTGAAAGTTGCTTGTGTTCTTCGTCGCTGGGCTTTCGGCCTCTCCACTTTCCTAATTGAGCCACTAGCCTGTCACCGCAGCCCTGGAGTTGCACAATCCCGCGTGCGGCGCGGTTTCTCCATCCGCTGGAATCCACGGAGTCTATCCCCATGAGCGCAGCTATATGCAGGGTCGCGGTGCCGCCTATACCGAAAACATGGATTCGCTTGTCCGAAAACTCCGCGCGTGTTCGTCGAATCATGTCCAATACTTCATCATACGCCATTGCCTTGGGCATTCGGAGTAGGTTGGGCACGATGCCGCCTAGAGCTACGACCGACTTGCGATTTAGAATCTCACTTGCTTTGAGGCGCTCAATGTAACTGTCTAGGCGACGGCTTATGTGAATAATTGGCACATAGCCATCATGAGAATACGCTAGATTGACTTCCATAGTGCGCTCAAGACAATCAAGTTGCTCCTTATCAGTCATGCGCGGAGCGGGGATATAGTCTTGTGGAATGACATACCAGTCTGGCTTGGCGCGCAACACGAACTCTTCATAATCCTTACGCGAGACTTCCCCACCAGACATGGCGAAGTTGAAAGCACCGTTATCCAGATATATCGAAACGCTGGGTGGAATGTCGAGAGCCTTGTGCAGCCCTTCACGCATCGCCTTGCGCCGGATAGACGGCATTCTATTGAGGTCCGCCCAAGAAACCATGACCTCTTTGAGGGCAGGCAGATGAAAAGGGGATGTTCCATCCCACACGCGAGGCTTTAGGTTTCTGAGGCTAAGCCCCGCGACGATTTCAAGTCTTTGCCTAGCGATGCCGTCAGCCAATGGGCTGCACGGTCCGCTTTCACCTTGTCCCACGTCCACCTCCTTCCTGCGTCTCGATTCTTGCTTTTTCAAGTGCCTCAAATGCGTCTTCCTCTTCCCGTTCACCTTGGGATTCGGGTTTCTTCATTCTGACAAGGACAGGGAAGTTAGTGAACTGACCGGAAAGTATTGCTTCGCCCAAATCCATATCAGGGAGCATCCTCGCTTCATCCTCTCCGAGCGTTTCAATGACATTTCTTACGAACCTCTGGTCGGCGGGGTTTACCATACGCATGATGATTTGGGAGTTACATTGAGACAGAGCAGTTTCGTCAAGGCGTGAAGGACGCTGGCTGACGAGTATCATGCCAACGCCAAACTTGCGACCTTCCTGGGCTATTTGGCGCGTCGTGTTAACTGCGCGTTGCTCAGCGGGTGTATTAGTTCTCGCAGGCGCGAAGTAATGCGCCTCTTCCAGCAGCAACAGTACGGGCAATTTCAACTCGCCACTTACTCGCTTGTCGAATATGCTGTCCGCTATGATGCTGTAAATGGTCGCCTGAAAGTCGGCAGTATAACCTGCGAGAGAAACCACACTGACTTTCCCATAATCTACGAGTTCGACTCGGTCCGTTGGAAGGGGCTCGGCATGCTGTGCAACATTTCTGTTGATTGTCTCCATTCTTCTCAATACGGACGCCGCCTGACGCGCCCTCATCTTTATGCCTCTCAGCGTTCCTATGTCTCTGCCGCTGTATCTGTTAATCTCACGCCAGCCCCATTCCGCCAATTGCCGCTTTGCATCGCTATCGTCATTAGCAATAGCACTTTCCCCGGCCTCAGTGATATTGGCAATCAACCACATGTCGGGGTTGATGCCGTATTGCCGGATGTCGGGGTTGCCAATGCTGTCGGAGAGCCACCTTGTTCTCTCGTTCATTTCGTCAGAGTCATCTACATTAAAAAAAGACCTCGCCGCAGAAAACACATCGTCGAATCGGGTATTCATGGTGTCAGTAAGAGGATAGCCTAACGTATCTATGATTCGCGCTACCGTTTCAGTTTCTTCCTCTAACACAGGGAACTGGGCGTAGTATCTTCTCACCTTTCCCGACAGACCGAGCACATCCGACAATCCCGTGTAATCTCCGTGCGGGTCGAAGATTACAATAGGATAGTTCTTTTCTGCCAACTGCTCGATGATGCGGCGCGCCGTCCAGCTTTTCCCCGCGCCGGTCATGGCGAGTATGGCAAGGTGGCGGGTTACTATGGCGTGACCGTCTACATGCACATCCACTTCATTTCGGTTGGATAGTGTCGCCAAATCAAGTGCGCGTCTGCCGTTTTCGTCAAGTTCGCCCAAGACGATTCGCTTGATGTCCGCTGAATCCGGGCGATAAGCGGAGGTTGCAGGTTTGGCGGGATAGCGAAGCTGTTCCAGCTTACCTTTTGATGCGCCTCCCTGAGGTTCCACACCCAACACCTTGCAGACCGCTGTCACCATTTCCCTGCTTAGAGACAGCACAGTATCAAATGGATTTGTTCGGGTCGCCGCCAGTTCGTGGCCCGCCTCCCTGGGAAAGAGGGGGTTGAGCCGCTCGATTCGCTGCACTTTTGCCCAAATCGTGAACTTTTCGGTTTCACTTGCGGCAGCTCCATCTTCACTCGGGCGACCGAGTTCGGCATCTACGGCGACGATGTCCTGTTCGCGTATTGCCTCGTGTGCGACCGCAAGACGAAATTCGGCGCTCGTGCTCTCGCCCACCAGTGTTCCAACATACCAGTCGGACGCTTGGTTGACAGTCGAATTCACCATAAGGGTTTCTCCTTCAGGCTCATGCATCGGGGCGGAACAGCCAGTCTCGATTTGTCATGTATATTGCCTGGACCAAGATACGGCGCATTTCGGCGTCGCTTATGCTGCCCGTTTGCAGACTTACGCCCAGATGATACCGAATAAGCTTTCCATAGGCGTCAGCAAGCCAGTTGGGGACATGAGAATACTTGTCGGCAATGTCCAGTCCCATAGGAAAACCGTATCCGGGAAGAAGCCGCGCGTACATATAGGTTCTGCGCGCCGCTTCATCAACTTGACTTGGGGAAAGGTCTTTGAAGACTTCCACCCTGATAGGTTCTGTAGTCTCAGAGACATGCACATAGTATCCGGACACGCGAGGAAATCCAAACTTCCCCGGCCTAAGCGGCGAGA
This genomic interval carries:
- a CDS encoding ATP-binding protein is translated as MVNSTVNQASDWYVGTLVGESTSAEFRLAVAHEAIREQDIVAVDAELGRPSEDGAAASETEKFTIWAKVQRIERLNPLFPREAGHELAATRTNPFDTVLSLSREMVTAVCKVLGVEPQGGASKGKLEQLRYPAKPATSAYRPDSADIKRIVLGELDENGRRALDLATLSNRNEVDVHVDGHAIVTRHLAILAMTGAGKSWTARRIIEQLAEKNYPIVIFDPHGDYTGLSDVLGLSGKVRRYYAQFPVLEEETETVARIIDTLGYPLTDTMNTRFDDVFSAARSFFNVDDSDEMNERTRWLSDSIGNPDIRQYGINPDMWLIANITEAGESAIANDDSDAKRQLAEWGWREINRYSGRDIGTLRGIKMRARQAASVLRRMETINRNVAQHAEPLPTDRVELVDYGKVSVVSLAGYTADFQATIYSIIADSIFDKRVSGELKLPVLLLLEEAHYFAPARTNTPAEQRAVNTTRQIAQEGRKFGVGMILVSQRPSRLDETALSQCNSQIIMRMVNPADQRFVRNVIETLGEDEARMLPDMDLGEAILSGQFTNFPVLVRMKKPESQGEREEEDAFEALEKARIETQEGGGRGTR